The Minwuia thermotolerans genome contains the following window.
TCGCGGACCGGCGCCTGACTAACGCTGAACTCGGTCGCCAACCGGCCTTGCAGCAGTGGCTCTCCCGGCGCGACATCACGCGCCAGGATACGATCGCGCAGGGTGGCCGCTATGGATTCCGCCAGCGTTCGTGGTCCCGCCCGCTCCAATTTGAAACTGGACCTGTTTGTATCTGCCATACGCGACTCCGTAGCCGTTCTCTCTGCCGAAGCGAAATGAACGCGGTCATTAGCAGATTGTTTCGCCAAGGCGAAGCCTGTCAGGCGCCGCTCTTGGCCTGCGCCTGTGAGCTAAGCCGGCCCATGACACGGTCGCGATCCCAGGCGTTCGCGTTCCCCCAGTCCTTTACCTTTCCCCGCTCCACTTCCCGCTTGGTCGCCGAACGCGGAAAATCGTCGACGAACTCGATGAATCGCGGAATCTTGAACGCGGCCATGCGTGTCCCGCACCATTCTACGAGATCGACGGGATCAGGTGCCTCGGCTCTGGCCATCACATAGGCCTTGACCTCCTCCTCCCCGAGTTCAGAGGGGACGCCAACGACGATGACCTCCTCGACTGCTGGATGCTGGCTCAGAATATTCTCGACCTCGTAGGCGGAGATGTTCTCGCCGCGCCGACGCAGCCAGTGCACCTGGCGGCCTTCGAAGAACAAATTGCCCGCTGAGTCGAGGCGTCCGATGTCACCAGTGTGCAGCCACTGGTTCCGCATGACCTCAACCGTCAGGATCGCGTTGTTGTGGTAGCCCAGCATGAAGCTGAAGGGCACGGTCGGCCGCATGACGATTTCGCCCGAGACGTCTGCCGGCTGCGACTGGTCAAGTGCGTCGACGACTGCGACTTCGCACCAACCATGCGGCCGCCCCACGGAATCGGGTACCTGATATCCGAGCCGGTTGCTCGTCAGCATGCCACCCCCAGCCTCGGTCAATCCGTAGATATCAACGATGTCGATGCCAAAGCGCTCGGCGAAGCGCGCCGGCACCGATTCGGGAAGTTGGCCGCTGACGCCCGTGGTAATCCGAACATGGTGATCTCGTTCGCCAGGCGTCTCCTCCTGCTGCGCCAGCACGGTCATCATCGTGCCGATCGGGTCGATCACGTCGGCGTCAACCTCGATCACGCGCTGCCAATAGCCCGAGCCGCTGAAGCGGCGATCCATGACAACGGTCATGTCATTGAACAGCGGGCCAACGATGCCGAGCTGGACGCCGCCGGCATGGAACAGCGGCAATGTCGAATAGTGACGTTCTCCCGCCCGGGCCTCGAGCACCTCGCCATATCGCAGACCAGCACAGACGTGGGCGAAGTGTGGCAGCACCACGCCCTTGGGCAGCCCCGTGGTACCGCCCGTGTAAATGATCATCGCCGGATCGCCGGGACCTATGTCGGTTTCGGGCAACGCGCCGCCCTCCAGGATCAATTCCTCGAAAGGCACGACGCCATTGACCTTGCCGCATTCACCGACACCAACCAGAACAAGGTTTTCGGGCAGCTTCTCCCGGATGGCAGCAATACGATCCCAGGTCTCGTCCTCGACGACAAGCAATGTGGCGCCAGCATCACGCACCGCATAGGCAAGGTCATCGCCGCTCAGCGCCGCATTTAGGGGCGCCCATATGGCACCCACCCGGCCCGCAGCGAACCAGCCGAACAGCTGCTCTGCGCAGTTGTACATGTAGCTGGCGACACAGCCGCCCTTCTTGATGTCATGGGCGACCAAGCCGTACGCGACAGCCTGCGAAAGCCGGTCGAGTTCGGCGTAGCTCAATCGGCGGCCATATATCTCGCAGAAAAACGCGTCTCCGAAGCGCTCGGCCTTGTCGCGCAACAGCTCCGGGACCGTATTCCAAGGGATCTCTCGCCCTTTCACCAACATCAGTTCTCACTCCCCTTCTGGGCTCGCTGCGCCCGCAGACTCAAACACATTGACACCAATTTATCGATAATCGATAATTTTGAAAAGCGCCGCCGGTTCCAGGCCGAGGTTCCTTTAGCGGCCAATTGAATCGAACTGTTCGGGGAAACGCGTCGCATTGATGCGAAGCGACCGTACTGACGCCCACGAGCAGGCAGATAACGTCAACAGTGGGAGGAAATTTGATGCGACGGATCATCACCGCGGCCGCCTTTGGCCTTGCGTTCGCAGCAACAAGCGCTTCGGCGGAGACAAACTGGACTGCCTACACATTCTCGCCAAGCGAGACGCTGGTGAACGTCCCCGCGATGCGAGAGCTCTTCACCGAGATCGAGAAGAAGACTGGCGGCGAACTGAAGATCAGCCTCAAGCTGGGCGGCCAACTTCCCATCAAGCACACCAACATCTCCCAGGCGGTCGGCGACAACATCGTCCAGTTCGGCGACGACGGTTTCGCCGCTGGCAATATTCCGCTCATCGGCCTGCTCAAGCTGCCGCTGTTATTGCAGAGCGAGGAAGATTTCCAGAAGGCGCGCGAGATCGCTGTCCCCTACATTCGCGAAGCCTATGCGGAGCAGGGCATCCTGCTATTGGCACCCTATTACTGGCCGGCGCAGATGGTATTTTCGACCGAGGAGTTTGACAGCCTCGACGACTTCCAGGGTCGGAAAGTGGAAACCGACTCGCCCCAGCAGTCGGCCTTCGTCGAAGCGTTCGGCGGTGCCGGCTTCTCCGTCAACTCCGCTGATGTGCCTTCGGCGCTGCAGCGAGGGACGATAGACACGGTGCTGACCGCGAGCTCCGGTGGCGGCAAGATCTGGTCGGACATGCTTGATTTCAACTACCGCATGCCCGTCACCGAGTTCCCGGCGATGCTGATCGTCAACATGGACGCCTTCAAGGCCCTGTCGCAGGAGCATCAGGAGATCGTGCTCAACGCGACGCAGGACGCGGCACCAGATGTGACTCAGGACTTCGTCGACGACGAGAAGAAGGTCGCCGCGCAGCTCGAAAAACAGGGCATGGTCATCACCGTGCCCACCGACGAAGAACTCCAGCGCGCGACAGAGGCAATGAAGCCCTACTGGGAAGAATGGGCCGAAGCTACCGGCCCCACGGCCCAGAAAGCGCTTTCTGAACTACGCGAAGCGATCGGACGCTGACCCTCTGATAGCGGGCTTGGAGCAATGGCCTCTTCGCCGGTGCATGGCACGGGAGCGGACGTGGACGGCGATGTCGCCGTCCACGGCCCGCTTACAAGCCGACTACGGCCGTTGTTCAGAGCCCAACGGGCGATAGCAGGAGCGTTTATCCTCGCCATCGTCATACTCGTAACGATCGAAGTCTTCCTGCGCTCGGCCTTCGTTTACTCGCTCGGATTCGCTCACGACGTTTCGGGTTATCTTTTCGTCGGCGCCTCCTTCCTGGGTTTCGCCGTAGCCACTGCCGACGGACGACTCTTCCGCATCGAGTTCCTGATCGGCAATGTCAGCGATACGGCACGGCGGGCGATGCAGTTTGTCTTTGATCTGCTGAGCCTGACGCTCACGCTGATCATTGACTGGCATCTCGTCATGTTCGTGATCAGCTCGTTCGAGAGGGACGTGCGCGAGGCGACGGCCCTCGGGACGCCGTTGTTCGTT
Protein-coding sequences here:
- a CDS encoding AMP-binding protein, with the translated sequence MLVKGREIPWNTVPELLRDKAERFGDAFFCEIYGRRLSYAELDRLSQAVAYGLVAHDIKKGGCVASYMYNCAEQLFGWFAAGRVGAIWAPLNAALSGDDLAYAVRDAGATLLVVEDETWDRIAAIREKLPENLVLVGVGECGKVNGVVPFEELILEGGALPETDIGPGDPAMIIYTGGTTGLPKGVVLPHFAHVCAGLRYGEVLEARAGERHYSTLPLFHAGGVQLGIVGPLFNDMTVVMDRRFSGSGYWQRVIEVDADVIDPIGTMMTVLAQQEETPGERDHHVRITTGVSGQLPESVPARFAERFGIDIVDIYGLTEAGGGMLTSNRLGYQVPDSVGRPHGWCEVAVVDALDQSQPADVSGEIVMRPTVPFSFMLGYHNNAILTVEVMRNQWLHTGDIGRLDSAGNLFFEGRQVHWLRRRGENISAYEVENILSQHPAVEEVIVVGVPSELGEEEVKAYVMARAEAPDPVDLVEWCGTRMAAFKIPRFIEFVDDFPRSATKREVERGKVKDWGNANAWDRDRVMGRLSSQAQAKSGA
- the dctP gene encoding TRAP transporter substrate-binding protein DctP produces the protein MRRIITAAAFGLAFAATSASAETNWTAYTFSPSETLVNVPAMRELFTEIEKKTGGELKISLKLGGQLPIKHTNISQAVGDNIVQFGDDGFAAGNIPLIGLLKLPLLLQSEEDFQKAREIAVPYIREAYAEQGILLLAPYYWPAQMVFSTEEFDSLDDFQGRKVETDSPQQSAFVEAFGGAGFSVNSADVPSALQRGTIDTVLTASSGGGKIWSDMLDFNYRMPVTEFPAMLIVNMDAFKALSQEHQEIVLNATQDAAPDVTQDFVDDEKKVAAQLEKQGMVITVPTDEELQRATEAMKPYWEEWAEATGPTAQKALSELREAIGR
- a CDS encoding TRAP transporter small permease, with amino-acid sequence MDGDVAVHGPLTSRLRPLFRAQRAIAGAFILAIVILVTIEVFLRSAFVYSLGFAHDVSGYLFVGASFLGFAVATADGRLFRIEFLIGNVSDTARRAMQFVFDLLSLTLTLIIDWHLVMFVISSFERDVREATALGTPLFVPQIMMPVGATLLAIVLAARLADTVIVALDATRRER